One part of the Thermococcus litoralis DSM 5473 genome encodes these proteins:
- a CDS encoding DUF2666 family protein codes for MKIEDHIAFTANHKNWKVGDKLLAMEKHEIAHFLASVSNTVTLKIPKYLTEVMNVAGIMSLAEEIGKKELWEALKTLKSPGTSRKLNPMIFEEDKKLKKLLLDVAKALLTREALSKKFSVSYPEDPITDLRTTLIYHDEHVNFTAKHGSWIVVKRLIIDDKTPMADVARILASINETTVAKIPVYAEIDLKGIEQWFGDIKKAKSEREIKTLVDKLLHIPIEHYAPKEFAEHAKIYALRTALQKMGLSIDIPSKSLEKYLEKS; via the coding sequence ATGAAAATTGAAGATCACATAGCTTTCACGGCAAACCACAAGAACTGGAAGGTCGGGGATAAGTTGCTAGCAATGGAAAAACACGAGATAGCCCACTTCCTTGCAAGTGTCTCAAACACTGTCACTCTGAAGATTCCCAAATATCTAACAGAGGTCATGAACGTTGCCGGAATAATGAGCCTAGCGGAGGAAATAGGAAAGAAAGAACTCTGGGAAGCCTTAAAAACCTTAAAATCTCCAGGGACATCAAGAAAACTTAATCCGATGATATTCGAAGAGGACAAAAAGCTCAAAAAACTCCTTCTGGATGTTGCAAAAGCGTTGCTAACAAGGGAAGCACTCTCAAAGAAGTTCTCCGTTAGTTATCCAGAAGACCCCATAACAGACCTGAGAACCACGCTCATATATCACGATGAACATGTAAACTTCACAGCCAAACATGGAAGCTGGATAGTCGTGAAAAGGCTTATAATAGACGATAAAACTCCAATGGCAGATGTTGCAAGGATCTTGGCAAGCATAAATGAAACAACTGTCGCAAAGATTCCCGTGTATGCCGAGATAGATTTGAAAGGAATAGAACAATGGTTTGGAGACATCAAAAAGGCTAAAAGCGAGAGGGAGATAAAAACACTCGTAGATAAGCTCCTCCACATCCCGATAGAGCATTATGCACCAAAAGAATTCGCAGAACATGCAAAAATCTATGCCCTAAGAACTGCCCTGCAGAAGATGGGGCTTTCAATTGACATCCCCTCAAAGTCCCTTGAAAAGTACCTCGAAAAGAGTTGA
- a CDS encoding CidB/LrgB family autolysis modulator, translating to MGRDERPWNFLTIAVFYLFSKLYEKKRAFYLNPVMLSIIAIASILHLTGISYETYMESAKILSFFLGPAVVSLAIPLYKQREIIKEYSKQIFAGIVFGGTLAILSAFYVAKLLGGSESVLLSIAPKSITTAIAIGVSEKIGGIPALTAVLVILTGIFGNAIGIEMLNAFKIKDRVARGLAMGVTSHGLGTARIILDDELSGAVSGLAMALNGVLTSLILPYLLKLLQ from the coding sequence GTGGGGAGAGATGAACGCCCTTGGAATTTTTTAACGATTGCAGTTTTTTACCTCTTTTCAAAGCTTTATGAAAAGAAAAGAGCCTTTTATTTAAATCCCGTTATGCTTTCCATAATTGCAATAGCATCGATTTTACACCTGACTGGGATTAGCTACGAAACCTATATGGAGAGCGCCAAGATTTTAAGCTTCTTTCTAGGCCCAGCGGTGGTGAGCTTGGCAATCCCTCTCTATAAGCAGAGAGAAATAATAAAGGAGTACTCAAAGCAGATATTTGCAGGAATAGTATTCGGTGGTACACTAGCAATCCTAAGCGCATTTTATGTTGCAAAACTTTTAGGAGGAAGTGAGAGCGTCCTTCTAAGCATCGCTCCCAAGAGCATTACAACGGCAATAGCTATTGGAGTTAGCGAGAAAATAGGAGGCATACCAGCATTAACAGCAGTTCTTGTCATACTAACAGGAATATTTGGGAACGCCATTGGAATCGAGATGCTAAACGCTTTCAAAATAAAGGATAGAGTAGCTAGGGGGCTTGCTATGGGAGTTACTTCCCATGGACTCGGAACTGCAAGAATAATACTGGACGATGAACTTTCAGGAGCAGTCAGCGGACTTGCAATGGCACTAAACGGCGTCCTCACTTCCTTAATCCTTCCCTATCTCCTCAAGCTCCTCCAGTAA
- a CDS encoding RidA family protein, whose translation MVKRSVIYTENAPKPIGPYSQAILVENPDKILFISGQIPIDPETGELVKGDIKEQARQAIENLIAILEAAGATVDDVVKVNVYLEDIKDFEEFNKVYEEYFGHSKPARAVVEVGKLPKGVKVEIEAIAIFE comes from the coding sequence ATGGTGAAGAGGAGTGTAATTTACACTGAAAATGCCCCAAAACCAATAGGGCCCTACAGCCAGGCAATTCTAGTCGAAAACCCCGACAAGATACTCTTCATCTCAGGACAGATCCCTATAGATCCAGAAACGGGAGAACTTGTTAAAGGCGACATAAAGGAGCAGGCGAGACAGGCAATAGAGAACTTAATAGCAATCCTAGAAGCTGCGGGAGCAACGGTAGATGATGTGGTAAAGGTCAACGTATACTTAGAGGACATAAAAGACTTCGAAGAGTTCAACAAGGTGTACGAAGAATACTTTGGGCATTCAAAGCCAGCCAGGGCAGTAGTAGAAGTAGGAAAACTGCCAAAGGGAGTCAAGGTAGAGATAGAAGCAATAGCCATCTTTGAGTGA
- a CDS encoding CidA/LrgA family protein, giving the protein MYKGLTIIFGFLFIGELLSEVFNLPIPGNVIGMILLTFAFLFNVIKLEDVEKEAEFFIRNMSVMFIPPGVGVISYWGLIKSQAVPIFGALIVSFALTLILTAKFVELLRGGER; this is encoded by the coding sequence ATGTACAAGGGGCTTACCATAATATTCGGTTTTCTCTTTATTGGAGAACTCCTGAGCGAAGTATTTAATCTCCCAATCCCTGGGAACGTTATCGGAATGATTCTGCTGACTTTTGCATTCTTATTTAACGTTATAAAGCTGGAAGACGTTGAAAAAGAGGCAGAGTTCTTCATAAGAAATATGAGTGTGATGTTCATCCCGCCGGGAGTTGGAGTTATCTCCTACTGGGGACTTATAAAAAGTCAAGCAGTTCCAATTTTTGGAGCTTTGATCGTAAGCTTTGCCCTAACATTGATTTTAACAGCCAAGTTCGTTGAACTTTTAAGAGGTGGGGAGAGATGA
- a CDS encoding Tfx family DNA-binding protein codes for MKTFLTEQQIRILRLRAKGLKQSEIAEILGTSRANISILEKRALEKIEKAKNTLLLWEQINSKVAIEVKKGEDIFRVPDKLFEKADEVGIRVPYTTAEIIAFLVENAPIEDRIAKKDFVLFLDTQDRLKVSEHLLEELEEIGKD; via the coding sequence ATGAAGACCTTCCTTACAGAACAGCAGATCAGAATACTGCGTTTGAGAGCTAAAGGGTTAAAACAAAGCGAAATAGCCGAAATTTTGGGCACGAGCAGAGCAAACATAAGCATTCTCGAAAAACGTGCATTGGAAAAAATTGAAAAAGCCAAAAATACTCTTCTGCTTTGGGAACAGATAAACTCCAAAGTTGCTATTGAGGTCAAAAAAGGAGAGGACATATTTAGGGTTCCGGACAAGCTTTTTGAGAAAGCCGACGAGGTCGGGATAAGAGTCCCATACACAACCGCGGAAATCATAGCCTTCCTTGTTGAAAATGCTCCGATAGAGGATAGAATAGCAAAAAAGGACTTTGTTCTATTTTTAGATACTCAAGATAGGCTCAAAGTGAGTGAGCATTTACTGGAGGAGCTTGAGGAGATAGGGAAGGATTAA
- the lonB gene encoding ATP-dependent protease LonB — protein MDFQTTEEIKVPEKLIDQVIGQDHAVEVIKTAAKQKRHVLLIGEPGTGKSMLGQAMAELLPTENLEDILVFPNPEDENMPKIKTVPACQGRQIVERYRQKAKEQENIKSYLLLFVLFVVMLAVLMDRSAQTLLFGVFVLIVSLMAISNMRLRNQALVPKLLVDNCGRRKAPFVDATGAHAGALLGDVRHDPFQCFSGEESIVIEKGKEKRVFKLREFVDSALKEPSGEGMDGKIRVVYKDLQGEDVKILTKDGFVKLLYVNRREGKQKLRKIVNLEKDYWLALTSEHKVYTARGLKEAGEITKDDEIIRIPITVLDKFDVARTYNEEEKLKAYLRWKEYHEKTGNGYKKAAKELGIKESTLRWWTQGAKPNSLKMIEELEKLNLLPLNSEDSRLEKIARILGALFSDGSIDKNLNTLSFVSSEKEAIELFVKTLGELFGDFDYEIKENRESRGRSILFRTWDRKIIRFFVALGAPAGNKTKVKFELPWWIKLKPSIFLAFMDGFYSGDGSVPRFARYKDGIKFNGSLEIAQLTDELEKKLPFFEEIAWYLSFFGIKAKVRVDEARGKYKVRLILSQSVDNVLNFLEFIPISFSPAKKEKFLREVEKYLAEVPESSLAERFGELKERFEKIKRGQRRHFIESWEEVEVTYNVTTETGNLLANGLFVKNSGGLGTPAHERVEPGMIHRAHKGVLFIDEIATLSLKMQQSLLTAMQEKKFPITGQSELSSGAMVRTEPVPCDFILVAAGNLDTVDKMHPALRSRIRGYGYEVYMRTTMPDTLENRRKLVRFVAQEVVKDGKIPHFTKDAVEEIVREAQKRAGRKGHLTLRLRDLGGIIRAAGDIAVREGAKYVTREHVLKALQLAKPLEKQLADWYIERKKEYQVIKSEGGEIGRVNGLAVIGEQSGIVLPIEAVVAPAASKEEGKIIVTGKLGEIAKEAVQNVSAIIKRYKGEDISRYDIHVQFLQTYEGVEGDSASISVATAVISALEEVPVKQSVAMTGSLSVRGEVLPVGGVTPKIEAAIEAGIKQVIIPKANEKDVFLSPDKAEKIEIIPVETIDEVLQIALEDSEKKDDLIRRIKGALPLA, from the coding sequence ATGGATTTTCAAACTACTGAGGAAATTAAAGTTCCTGAAAAGTTGATAGATCAAGTCATCGGTCAAGATCATGCTGTTGAAGTGATAAAAACTGCAGCAAAGCAAAAAAGACACGTACTGTTGATAGGTGAGCCAGGTACAGGTAAATCCATGTTAGGCCAGGCCATGGCGGAACTTCTTCCAACTGAAAATCTTGAGGATATTCTAGTCTTTCCAAACCCAGAAGACGAAAATATGCCCAAAATAAAGACCGTACCAGCATGCCAGGGCAGACAAATAGTAGAGCGTTATAGACAAAAGGCAAAGGAGCAAGAAAACATAAAGTCATACCTGTTGCTTTTTGTGCTTTTTGTAGTCATGCTTGCAGTTCTTATGGACCGCTCAGCCCAAACTTTGCTCTTTGGAGTCTTCGTGCTCATTGTCTCACTGATGGCTATATCAAACATGAGGCTTAGGAACCAAGCTTTGGTGCCGAAGCTCCTAGTTGATAACTGTGGAAGAAGAAAAGCCCCATTTGTTGACGCAACCGGAGCTCATGCTGGAGCTCTGCTTGGAGACGTTAGACATGACCCGTTCCAATGTTTTAGCGGCGAAGAAAGCATTGTAATTGAAAAAGGCAAAGAGAAAAGAGTGTTCAAACTTAGGGAGTTCGTTGATAGTGCCCTCAAAGAGCCCTCTGGAGAAGGAATGGATGGAAAGATTAGGGTGGTTTATAAGGATCTCCAGGGAGAGGACGTAAAAATACTCACAAAGGATGGATTTGTAAAGCTCCTCTATGTCAATAGAAGGGAAGGAAAGCAAAAGCTTAGAAAAATAGTAAACCTTGAAAAGGATTACTGGCTTGCATTAACATCTGAACACAAAGTGTACACGGCAAGAGGTCTTAAAGAAGCTGGGGAGATAACCAAGGATGACGAAATAATAAGGATACCCATTACAGTCCTCGACAAGTTTGATGTAGCTCGTACCTACAATGAGGAAGAAAAACTCAAAGCCTACCTCCGCTGGAAGGAGTATCACGAAAAAACTGGCAATGGTTACAAGAAAGCTGCAAAGGAGCTTGGTATCAAGGAGAGTACACTTCGCTGGTGGACTCAGGGGGCAAAGCCAAACTCACTCAAAATGATAGAGGAGCTTGAAAAGCTCAACTTACTTCCATTAAACAGTGAAGACAGCAGACTCGAAAAGATAGCAAGGATTTTGGGTGCTCTCTTTAGCGATGGAAGCATTGATAAAAACCTCAATACTCTGAGCTTTGTTTCAAGCGAAAAGGAAGCCATTGAGCTTTTTGTGAAAACACTTGGCGAGCTCTTTGGAGATTTCGATTACGAGATTAAAGAGAACCGCGAGAGCAGAGGGAGGAGCATTCTTTTTAGGACATGGGACAGGAAAATTATAAGGTTCTTTGTTGCACTTGGTGCACCAGCTGGCAATAAGACCAAAGTCAAGTTTGAGCTTCCGTGGTGGATCAAGCTTAAGCCCTCAATCTTCCTCGCCTTCATGGATGGTTTCTATAGCGGCGATGGTAGTGTACCGAGGTTTGCTCGTTACAAAGACGGCATAAAATTCAATGGAAGTCTTGAAATAGCCCAGCTTACCGATGAGCTTGAAAAGAAGCTCCCATTCTTTGAGGAAATAGCGTGGTACCTAAGCTTCTTTGGGATTAAAGCGAAAGTCAGAGTGGATGAAGCTAGAGGTAAATACAAGGTGAGGCTTATATTGTCCCAGTCCGTAGACAATGTACTCAATTTCCTTGAGTTCATTCCGATAAGCTTCTCCCCGGCAAAGAAAGAAAAGTTCCTTAGAGAAGTCGAGAAATACCTAGCAGAGGTTCCAGAATCAAGCCTTGCCGAAAGGTTTGGAGAGCTTAAGGAGCGTTTTGAAAAGATTAAGAGGGGACAGAGAAGGCACTTTATCGAAAGCTGGGAAGAAGTAGAGGTTACTTACAACGTAACTACAGAGACAGGAAATCTACTCGCCAATGGTCTATTTGTTAAGAACTCTGGTGGTCTCGGCACTCCAGCTCACGAAAGAGTTGAGCCTGGGATGATTCACAGGGCACATAAAGGTGTGCTCTTCATAGACGAGATAGCTACTCTTAGTTTGAAAATGCAGCAGAGCTTGCTAACTGCCATGCAGGAGAAGAAGTTCCCGATAACGGGACAGAGCGAGCTTTCGAGTGGTGCCATGGTGAGAACAGAGCCAGTGCCATGTGATTTCATTCTGGTTGCTGCAGGAAACCTAGATACAGTTGATAAGATGCATCCTGCTTTGCGTTCTAGAATAAGAGGGTATGGTTATGAAGTTTATATGAGGACCACAATGCCCGATACACTTGAAAACAGAAGAAAGCTCGTACGTTTTGTTGCCCAAGAGGTCGTGAAGGACGGCAAGATTCCTCATTTTACCAAGGATGCCGTTGAAGAGATAGTTAGAGAAGCCCAAAAGAGAGCAGGCAGAAAGGGTCATCTTACCTTGAGACTTAGAGACCTTGGAGGTATAATAAGGGCCGCTGGTGATATAGCTGTTAGAGAAGGTGCTAAGTACGTTACTAGAGAACACGTACTAAAGGCATTACAGCTCGCCAAGCCCCTTGAAAAGCAGTTGGCGGATTGGTACATAGAGAGAAAGAAGGAATATCAAGTTATCAAGAGCGAGGGAGGGGAAATAGGAAGGGTGAATGGCCTTGCAGTGATAGGAGAGCAGAGCGGTATTGTGTTGCCCATTGAAGCTGTAGTCGCTCCAGCGGCAAGCAAAGAGGAAGGTAAGATAATTGTAACGGGTAAGCTTGGAGAGATAGCGAAGGAAGCAGTCCAAAACGTTTCAGCCATAATAAAGCGTTACAAGGGAGAGGACATTAGCAGATACGACATCCACGTTCAGTTCCTCCAAACCTATGAGGGTGTTGAAGGTGACAGCGCAAGCATAAGCGTTGCAACGGCAGTTATTTCAGCCCTTGAAGAAGTTCCCGTAAAGCAGAGCGTTGCCATGACCGGTTCGCTAAGTGTTAGGGGAGAAGTTTTGCCCGTTGGTGGGGTTACGCCAAAAATAGAGGCGGCAATTGAAGCGGGAATAAAGCAGGTTATAATTCCAAAGGCAAACGAGAAGGATGTCTTCTTAAGCCCGGACAAAGCTGAAAAGATCGAAATAATCCCTGTTGAGACAATTGATGAAGTGCTCCAGATAGCCCTTGAGGACTCAGAAAAGAAAGATGACCTGATAAGAAGAATTAAGGGGGCATTGCCCCTCGCTTAA
- a CDS encoding transglutaminase-like domain-containing protein, with translation MGSKIIAIVLVFLSMISGCISYPRVSPTANNTPTEACEDADYYFLDSAIECTITPEEIEALLPIADELKEGDIREDVWKILEWEESKIEYDFEKAALPPAKITTYPTGKVEISRGSKIQSPSETVNLGRGICTDYTVLTLALLFAMNYTEAYALEINFENSETGHAAALVKINGKFFVLDQKPPVMDLGSYYLHWKKVEGKTISNATLYRVLWGDRAQVEKIGVLYPSDFLGEDYTFTNFDANRLAFGIMERIESEFPDLKKDENLKSGKPIGYSSGKRWLMTFPNFAMYYTPEFHEQFVDYIYSNLKDTPEILADLGDYSYFWVDVKAEGEDLKVELVLARK, from the coding sequence ATGGGCTCAAAGATAATTGCGATAGTTCTAGTTTTCCTCTCCATGATTAGCGGGTGTATTTCTTACCCCCGGGTATCCCCTACCGCCAATAATACTCCTACCGAGGCATGTGAGGATGCTGATTATTACTTCTTGGACTCTGCCATAGAATGCACAATAACCCCAGAAGAAATAGAAGCCCTTCTTCCAATCGCAGATGAACTAAAGGAGGGAGACATAAGAGAGGATGTGTGGAAAATCCTCGAGTGGGAGGAGAGTAAGATAGAATACGATTTTGAGAAAGCAGCCCTCCCACCTGCAAAGATAACCACTTATCCAACAGGGAAGGTGGAGATAAGCCGAGGATCAAAGATCCAAAGTCCTTCAGAAACTGTGAATCTTGGAAGGGGAATATGTACGGATTATACAGTTTTAACGCTTGCCCTGTTATTTGCAATGAACTACACTGAAGCTTACGCCCTTGAAATAAATTTCGAAAACAGCGAAACAGGCCATGCAGCCGCTTTAGTAAAGATTAATGGAAAGTTCTTCGTTCTAGATCAGAAACCTCCTGTCATGGACTTGGGGAGTTACTACCTTCACTGGAAGAAGGTTGAAGGAAAGACGATCTCAAATGCCACTCTTTATCGGGTTCTATGGGGCGATAGAGCACAGGTTGAGAAAATTGGGGTTCTCTATCCATCGGACTTCCTAGGAGAGGACTACACTTTCACGAACTTTGATGCCAACAGGCTGGCATTTGGGATCATGGAGAGAATAGAAAGTGAGTTTCCAGATCTAAAAAAAGACGAAAACCTTAAATCTGGAAAACCTATCGGATATTCCTCTGGAAAAAGGTGGCTAATGACTTTTCCAAATTTTGCCATGTATTACACTCCGGAGTTCCACGAGCAGTTTGTGGACTATATTTACTCTAACTTAAAAGATACCCCTGAAATTCTGGCGGATTTGGGGGATTACAGCTATTTCTGGGTCGATGTGAAGGCTGAAGGAGAGGACCTTAAGGTAGAGCTTGTTTTGGCAAGGAAGTGA